One genomic region from Ornithinimicrobium flavum encodes:
- a CDS encoding phage holin family protein, whose translation MQGAHDTYDKGEIDSVGALISDISADLSTLMSQEVALAKAELKQSASRAGAGAGMLGGAGVAAHFVLLFASIALWWALGHLMGLGWSALVVALLWAVIAAVLAVVGRNRLKDVEGMPRTVETAKQVPDALKGNEDHR comes from the coding sequence ATCCAGGGCGCCCACGACACCTACGACAAGGGTGAGATCGACTCCGTCGGCGCCCTGATCTCCGACATCAGCGCGGACCTGTCCACGCTGATGTCGCAGGAGGTCGCCCTGGCCAAGGCCGAGCTGAAGCAGAGCGCCAGCCGGGCCGGGGCCGGGGCCGGGATGCTCGGCGGGGCCGGCGTCGCCGCCCACTTCGTGCTGCTCTTCGCCTCCATCGCCCTGTGGTGGGCCCTCGGACACCTCATGGGTCTGGGATGGTCCGCCCTCGTGGTGGCCCTGCTCTGGGCAGTCATCGCCGCGGTGCTGGCCGTCGTCGGCCGCAACCGGCTCAAGGACGTAGAAGGAATGCCGCGCACCGTCGAGACCGCCAAGCAGGTCCCGGACGCGCTCAAGGGAAACGAGGACCACCGATGA